In the genome of Bradyrhizobium sp. CIAT3101, one region contains:
- a CDS encoding response regulator, translated as MPRILVVDDDPMVGATIEVLLLRQGFDVTLTDGGETGLAALEAQTFDVMLVDIFMPHMRGFESIRIFHERAPAIPLIAMSGYAFASSASPSPDFLRMALELGASRCLRKPFTPETLLTTIRECLGESAPPKDQKEAP; from the coding sequence ATGCCGCGTATTCTCGTGGTCGATGACGATCCGATGGTCGGCGCGACCATCGAGGTCCTCCTCCTGCGCCAGGGCTTCGACGTCACGCTCACCGACGGCGGCGAAACGGGGCTTGCTGCGCTGGAAGCGCAGACGTTTGATGTGATGCTGGTTGATATCTTCATGCCGCATATGCGCGGCTTCGAATCGATCCGCATCTTTCACGAGCGTGCGCCGGCGATTCCGTTGATCGCCATGTCGGGCTACGCCTTCGCCTCATCCGCCTCGCCCTCCCCGGACTTCCTCCGCATGGCGCTCGAACTCGGCGCATCGCGCTGCCTGCGCAAGCCGTTCACGCCCGAGACGCTGTTGACGACCATCCGGGAATGCCTTGGCGAGAGCGCGCCGCCGAAGGACCAGAAAGAAGCACCTTGA
- a CDS encoding CHASE3 domain-containing protein translates to MIPSQRVILGAGLAILLLITAASIGLDVKSRSDAAWVNHTAEVLKKISDVHLLVRRAESALRGYEIYRTAGFIDEFQAARGQIAPALGDLKLAIRDNADQVALMEATEPLILRRIEVAAESLRLRTNGDIEGSNALRDRGEGRGLMETLTGNLDRLAASEEKLRATREAASRRTGIVLLGIDVIGALVILLLVTILLRESRRTTVQLQSSLLETTAANQQLEAAVAERTEHLVTAHDELRLSVNVLQSTFRSMAEAVLVIDTEGNVLLSNPAAEHILLHRTGTNLRNLRALSDVFHGDGVTPLESDGLPSVRVLRGDAFENLEMIVRPHSGNNARHLMVSGRPMRDGQGNISGAVLVYHDATSSRETERQLHQSQKLDSIGKLTGGVAHDFNNMLTVISGNTETLVASLKEQPELQRTARLIDDAAERCAELIQHLLAFARKQPLQPRDVEINAAITDIAKLLRPTLGEQIQIETVLEQGPMTSHIDPSRLTNAVLNMAINARDAMPNGGKLLLETHRVVLDEAYAQANADVRPGPYVMLAVSDTGTGMPQSVQDMAFEPFFTTKEVGKGSGLGLSMVYGFVKQSGGHIKIYSEQGHGTTIKLYLPPGEGTTEAAAAIAPQAEGGAETIFVVEDDVLVRNFVTAQLQSLGYRTVAAGDSRAALQLIEAGQAFDLLFTDVVIPGGMSGRELADEVAKRRPGVKVLYTSGYTDNAIVHHGKLDDGVMLLTKPYRRNQLAEMIRKALSGGGMAAS, encoded by the coding sequence TTGATCCCTTCGCAGCGCGTCATTCTCGGTGCTGGACTTGCCATCCTCCTGCTCATCACCGCCGCCTCGATCGGGCTCGACGTCAAGTCGCGGTCGGACGCTGCGTGGGTCAATCACACCGCCGAGGTGCTGAAGAAGATCTCCGACGTGCACCTGCTGGTTCGCCGCGCGGAAAGCGCGCTACGCGGCTATGAGATCTACCGCACGGCAGGCTTCATCGACGAATTCCAGGCTGCCCGCGGCCAGATCGCACCGGCGCTCGGCGACCTCAAGCTCGCGATCCGCGACAATGCCGACCAGGTGGCGCTGATGGAGGCTACGGAGCCACTCATCCTTCGGCGCATCGAGGTCGCAGCCGAGTCGCTTCGGCTGCGCACCAATGGCGACATTGAGGGCTCCAACGCGCTGAGAGACCGCGGCGAAGGACGCGGCCTGATGGAGACGCTCACGGGAAATCTGGATCGGCTGGCCGCGAGCGAAGAGAAGCTACGCGCCACTCGCGAAGCGGCCTCGCGCCGGACCGGCATCGTGCTGCTCGGCATCGACGTCATTGGCGCGCTGGTGATCCTGCTGCTCGTCACCATCCTCTTGCGCGAGAGCCGGCGTACCACCGTGCAGCTCCAGAGCTCACTGCTGGAAACCACCGCGGCCAATCAGCAACTCGAGGCCGCCGTGGCGGAGCGCACCGAGCACCTCGTCACCGCCCATGACGAGCTGCGCCTGTCGGTCAACGTGCTGCAGAGCACGTTCCGCAGCATGGCCGAGGCCGTGCTGGTGATCGACACCGAGGGCAACGTCCTTTTGTCCAATCCGGCCGCGGAGCACATACTGCTGCACCGCACCGGCACGAACCTGCGCAATCTGCGCGCGCTATCCGATGTGTTCCACGGCGACGGCGTCACGCCGCTCGAGTCCGACGGACTGCCGTCCGTGCGCGTGCTGCGCGGCGACGCGTTCGAAAATCTGGAGATGATCGTCCGCCCGCACAGCGGCAACAACGCGCGCCATCTGATGGTCAGCGGCCGGCCGATGCGGGACGGACAGGGCAACATCTCCGGCGCCGTGCTGGTCTATCACGATGCGACCTCCTCGCGCGAAACCGAGCGGCAGCTACACCAGTCGCAAAAGCTCGACTCGATCGGCAAGCTGACCGGCGGCGTCGCGCACGACTTCAACAACATGCTGACCGTGATCTCGGGCAATACCGAGACGCTGGTGGCGAGCCTGAAGGAGCAGCCCGAGCTGCAGCGCACCGCGCGCCTGATCGACGACGCCGCCGAGCGCTGCGCCGAGCTGATCCAGCATCTGCTGGCCTTCGCGCGAAAACAGCCGTTGCAGCCGCGCGACGTCGAGATCAACGCCGCCATCACCGACATCGCAAAGCTGCTGCGTCCCACCCTCGGCGAGCAGATCCAGATCGAGACCGTGCTGGAACAGGGACCGATGACCTCGCACATCGATCCGTCGCGCCTGACCAATGCCGTGCTCAACATGGCGATCAACGCCCGCGACGCCATGCCGAACGGCGGCAAGCTCCTGCTCGAGACCCACCGCGTCGTGCTGGACGAGGCTTACGCGCAGGCCAACGCCGACGTGCGGCCCGGCCCCTACGTCATGCTCGCCGTCAGCGATACCGGCACGGGCATGCCGCAGAGCGTGCAGGACATGGCGTTCGAGCCGTTCTTCACCACCAAGGAGGTCGGCAAGGGATCGGGCCTCGGGCTCTCCATGGTCTACGGCTTCGTCAAGCAGTCCGGCGGCCACATCAAGATCTACAGCGAGCAAGGTCACGGCACCACGATCAAGCTCTATCTGCCGCCCGGCGAAGGCACGACGGAAGCGGCCGCAGCAATCGCCCCGCAGGCCGAAGGCGGCGCCGAGACCATCTTTGTGGTCGAGGACGACGTGCTGGTGCGCAACTTCGTTACTGCGCAGCTGCAGAGCCTCGGCTACAGGACGGTGGCCGCCGGCGACAGCCGCGCCGCGCTGCAACTGATCGAGGCCGGCCAGGCCTTCGATCTGCTCTTCACCGACGTCGTCATCCCCGGCGGCATGAGCGGCCGCGAGCTCGCCGACGAAGTGGCGAAACGACGCCCGGGCGTCAAAGTGCTCTACACCTCCGGCTACACCGACAACGCTATCGTCCACCACGGCAAGCTCGACGACGGCGTGATGCTGCTGACCAAGCCGTACCGGAGAAACCAGCTCGCCGAGATGATCAGGAAGGCATTGAGTGGTGGCGGGATGGCGGCGAGCTAG
- a CDS encoding ABC transporter substrate-binding protein — translation MKRREFISLIGGGLVWPAIARAQDGAKLHRIFWVSTESEPDPFLDGFRDGMRALGYVEGKTVTFETHYAPGNPQALRKIVSDLQRKDIDLVVSSGPATRVMTGVTDVPVLFALSGDPVALGVVKSLAHPGTNFTGSTFLSLELAGKRIELLKDIYPKLRKLAVFSNTDHPGEPLEWRATLESCRNLGIEAAYVPFCGAREIENGLTAAGNVDADALLVFPDVVTLVHRAKIAELAIARRLPSMFGWSEYCDAGGLLSYGANQRTTYFRLATYADRILRGENPSDLPVMRPEKFELAVNLKTARLLGIDLDVSSILFRASKVIS, via the coding sequence ATGAAAAGACGCGAGTTCATCTCGTTGATTGGTGGAGGACTGGTCTGGCCCGCGATCGCACGGGCGCAGGACGGAGCCAAGCTGCATCGCATCTTCTGGGTCTCGACCGAGTCCGAACCGGATCCCTTCCTGGACGGCTTTCGCGATGGAATGCGCGCGCTGGGATACGTCGAGGGCAAGACCGTAACCTTCGAGACGCACTATGCCCCTGGAAATCCGCAGGCACTGCGCAAGATCGTCTCCGATTTGCAGCGGAAGGATATCGACCTAGTGGTCTCGAGCGGTCCGGCGACACGCGTCATGACTGGGGTCACCGACGTGCCCGTGCTGTTTGCGTTGAGCGGTGACCCCGTCGCTTTGGGTGTGGTGAAGAGCCTTGCTCACCCCGGCACCAATTTCACCGGCAGCACATTCCTGTCGCTCGAGCTGGCAGGAAAGCGCATTGAGCTGCTCAAGGACATTTATCCAAAGCTGCGAAAACTGGCGGTCTTCTCGAACACGGATCATCCGGGAGAGCCACTGGAATGGCGTGCGACTTTGGAGTCGTGCCGGAATCTCGGCATCGAGGCAGCCTACGTTCCGTTCTGTGGCGCTCGCGAAATCGAGAATGGGTTGACCGCTGCCGGAAACGTGGACGCGGATGCTCTCCTCGTGTTTCCCGATGTTGTGACGCTGGTGCATCGTGCGAAGATTGCGGAGCTTGCAATCGCGCGCCGGCTGCCTTCGATGTTTGGCTGGTCTGAATATTGTGACGCTGGAGGTCTCCTGAGTTACGGCGCAAACCAGCGCACGACCTACTTTCGGCTTGCCACGTATGCCGATCGCATCCTGCGCGGTGAAAATCCGTCAGATCTTCCGGTGATGCGCCCCGAGAAGTTCGAACTGGCAGTCAATCTGAAGACAGCCAGGCTTCTGGGCATCGACCTGGACGTGTCGTCGATCCTGTTTCGGGCCAGCAAGGTGATCTCCTGA
- a CDS encoding adenylate/guanylate cyclase domain-containing protein → MTDGAAQSSSCTMPPRRSLFCKYFATLFVAAVVPLILGAAVEASFGYRDQRRQISAVLHADARAASDRIEAFTDGIRDQLGWMVQLPWSAGDDAQHKIDALRLLQQVPAIVSVSLLDEAGTERIFVSRLHLNRTGRGIDMSADPAALGARANKVWYGPVQYQRDSEPYMRIAVAGSLPAAGVVIAEVNLKLIWDVIAAIRIGETGYAIVVDDSGHLIAHPDISLVLRGRASSGSFGRIKHLVGASSGAAVITGDQGKPVVALSVLAADVGWTVIAMQPVSEAFASIHAALWRSSILIAFGVLVALALAYWRAHRMSGPIKQLEEGVERIRTGQFEHRIRIFSGDELQQLALRFNEMASELAISQQKSARIERLKQFLPSQVAELVEHSHELLEGQRREVAVIFGDLRGFTAFSTRNEPDVIMAVMREYYEAVGAVTTRHEATLIGFDGDGVMLLVNAPVACEQPATQAVRLAIDLQTTVQSLAGKWCDAGHAIGFGVGVAMGPATVGTVGYNGRLDYTAMGAVVNLASRLCNLAKDAQILADPTIAERVRDSVPLASLGQRHIKGYDQALEVFAVAPADLPLKPPGSGQRRREKEPQDH, encoded by the coding sequence ATGACCGACGGTGCTGCGCAGTCCTCTTCGTGTACGATGCCCCCGCGTCGCTCGCTGTTCTGCAAGTATTTCGCGACGTTGTTTGTCGCTGCCGTCGTGCCTTTGATACTGGGCGCGGCCGTCGAGGCGTCGTTCGGTTACCGAGACCAGCGCCGCCAGATCAGCGCGGTGCTGCACGCCGATGCTCGCGCGGCGTCCGACAGGATCGAGGCGTTCACCGACGGCATACGGGATCAACTGGGTTGGATGGTGCAGCTTCCCTGGTCTGCCGGGGACGATGCGCAACATAAGATCGACGCCTTGCGCCTTCTCCAGCAGGTGCCTGCAATCGTTTCGGTTTCGCTTCTGGATGAGGCCGGCACTGAACGGATTTTTGTTTCCAGGCTGCATCTGAACAGGACCGGGCGCGGCATTGATATGTCCGCTGATCCCGCTGCTCTCGGCGCACGCGCCAACAAGGTCTGGTACGGACCGGTTCAGTACCAGCGGGATTCAGAGCCCTATATGAGGATCGCGGTTGCCGGGAGCCTGCCGGCTGCGGGGGTCGTGATCGCCGAAGTCAATCTGAAGCTGATCTGGGATGTCATCGCCGCCATTCGAATTGGCGAGACCGGCTACGCCATTGTTGTCGATGACTCCGGTCATCTGATCGCCCATCCCGACATCAGTCTGGTTCTGCGCGGCCGCGCCAGCTCGGGCAGTTTCGGCCGGATCAAGCATCTCGTTGGCGCGTCGAGCGGAGCCGCGGTGATAACCGGGGACCAAGGCAAGCCGGTGGTGGCGCTGTCCGTTCTAGCCGCCGATGTGGGATGGACGGTGATCGCGATGCAGCCGGTCTCGGAAGCTTTTGCATCAATTCACGCGGCGTTGTGGCGCTCGTCAATTCTGATTGCCTTTGGTGTTCTTGTCGCGCTGGCGCTCGCCTATTGGCGCGCGCACAGAATGTCCGGCCCGATCAAGCAACTGGAAGAGGGCGTGGAGCGGATCAGAACCGGACAATTCGAGCATCGCATCAGGATCTTCAGCGGTGACGAGTTGCAGCAACTGGCGCTGCGCTTCAATGAAATGGCTTCTGAACTGGCGATCTCGCAACAGAAATCTGCGCGGATCGAACGGCTGAAGCAGTTCCTGCCATCGCAGGTCGCCGAATTGGTCGAGCATTCTCACGAACTGCTCGAAGGACAGCGACGTGAAGTCGCCGTCATTTTTGGCGACTTGCGCGGCTTCACGGCGTTCTCCACGCGCAATGAACCTGATGTCATCATGGCCGTCATGCGCGAGTACTACGAGGCCGTTGGTGCCGTGACGACTCGTCACGAGGCAACGCTCATCGGCTTTGATGGGGACGGAGTCATGCTCCTCGTCAATGCCCCGGTCGCATGCGAACAGCCGGCAACCCAAGCGGTCCGACTCGCGATCGACCTGCAAACGACGGTGCAGTCCCTTGCCGGCAAATGGTGCGACGCCGGCCACGCGATCGGCTTTGGCGTGGGCGTTGCGATGGGACCGGCAACGGTAGGAACGGTTGGTTATAACGGTCGGCTGGACTACACGGCGATGGGAGCCGTGGTGAATTTGGCGTCGCGGCTCTGCAATCTCGCGAAGGACGCGCAGATCCTGGCTGATCCCACGATCGCTGAAAGGGTAAGGGATAGCGTTCCGTTGGCATCGCTCGGACAGCGACACATCAAAGGCTACGACCAGGCCCTCGAAGTCTTTGCCGTCGCACCTGCCGACCTGCCGTTGAAGCCGCCGGGCTCGGGACAACGCCGGCGAGAGAAAGAGCCTCAGGACCACTGA
- a CDS encoding response regulator transcription factor, producing the protein MEATTASDCTDCSVPARILLVEDDRDIARMLAELLTEANLVASVVGSGAEMDHVLRRGDFDLIVLDGMLPGEDGFSICRRLRSTGTVPIMMLTALSDDVDRIVGLELGADDYVTKPFSSREFLARIRSLLRRASYANRVARQPASMTFAGWRVDPVQRKLHDPDSVEMPMTTAEFDILLAFCANPGRVLKREELLSLTHAGLAGPFLRSIDVHVSRVRQKIEPNVREPTLIKTIRLGGYLFTPTVTAA; encoded by the coding sequence ATGGAAGCTACCACCGCGTCCGATTGCACCGACTGTTCGGTGCCGGCCAGGATCCTCCTCGTCGAGGACGACCGGGACATCGCGCGCATGCTGGCCGAGCTGCTCACCGAGGCGAACCTCGTTGCCTCCGTCGTCGGATCTGGCGCGGAGATGGATCACGTCCTGCGGCGCGGCGACTTCGATCTGATCGTCCTGGACGGGATGTTGCCGGGGGAAGACGGCTTCAGCATCTGCCGCCGGCTGCGCTCGACCGGAACGGTTCCAATCATGATGCTGACGGCACTCAGCGACGATGTCGATCGCATCGTCGGCCTGGAGCTCGGTGCCGATGACTACGTCACCAAGCCGTTCAGCTCGCGCGAGTTTCTGGCGCGCATCAGGAGTCTCCTGCGCCGGGCCTCCTACGCCAACCGCGTTGCCCGGCAGCCTGCCAGCATGACCTTCGCAGGCTGGAGGGTCGATCCGGTGCAGCGCAAGCTTCACGATCCCGACAGTGTCGAGATGCCCATGACCACGGCGGAGTTCGACATCCTGCTTGCCTTCTGCGCCAATCCGGGTCGGGTGCTGAAGCGCGAAGAACTCCTTTCGCTGACGCACGCCGGTTTGGCGGGGCCATTCCTGCGCAGCATCGACGTTCACGTCAGCCGCGTTCGTCAGAAGATCGAGCCGAACGTGCGAGAGCCGACGCTGATCAAGACCATTCGCCTCGGCGGCTATCTCTTCACGCCGACCGTTACAGCCGCCTGA
- a CDS encoding DMT family transporter, with amino-acid sequence MLDSTRRDARPRIAPAGLMFLAITSIGWGFNWPVTKFLLGELPPLTLRGVTGVLGAVLLAALALVRGDSLKVAPQIWPRLVTAATLNVTGWMVLMGLALLWLPASEAALIAYTMPVWASLIAWPVLGERPTLLRTLGLVMAFAGLASIMGGNGIAASAEKAPGIIMALCGAIGFAVGTVFSKKYPIHLPPITAAAWQIGIGCLPISIVGLLIETTHLDKVTPIGWLLLVYSTVVQFCIAYVSWFAALARLPASVAAIGTMAVPVIGVVASALALHEPLGAGQIAGLIFTLAAVVLATR; translated from the coding sequence ATGCTTGATTCGACTCGCCGGGATGCGCGACCGCGCATCGCCCCGGCCGGCCTGATGTTCCTCGCGATCACCTCGATCGGCTGGGGCTTCAACTGGCCGGTGACAAAGTTCCTGCTTGGCGAACTGCCGCCGCTCACCTTGCGCGGCGTCACCGGCGTGCTCGGCGCGGTGCTGCTGGCCGCGCTCGCCCTGGTTCGCGGCGACAGCCTGAAAGTCGCGCCCCAGATCTGGCCGCGGCTGGTCACCGCCGCCACCCTCAACGTCACCGGCTGGATGGTGCTGATGGGGCTGGCGCTGCTGTGGCTGCCGGCGAGCGAGGCGGCGCTGATCGCCTACACCATGCCGGTCTGGGCCTCGCTGATTGCCTGGCCCGTGCTGGGAGAGCGGCCGACCTTGCTGCGCACGCTCGGGCTGGTGATGGCCTTTGCCGGCCTCGCCTCGATCATGGGCGGCAACGGCATCGCCGCCAGCGCCGAGAAGGCGCCCGGCATCATCATGGCGCTGTGCGGCGCGATCGGCTTTGCCGTCGGCACGGTCTTCTCCAAGAAGTACCCGATCCACCTGCCGCCGATCACGGCCGCGGCCTGGCAGATCGGGATCGGCTGCCTGCCGATCTCGATCGTCGGCCTCCTGATCGAGACCACGCATCTGGACAAGGTGACACCAATCGGCTGGCTGCTGCTGGTCTATTCGACCGTGGTGCAGTTCTGCATCGCCTATGTGAGCTGGTTCGCAGCATTGGCACGGTTGCCGGCCTCGGTCGCGGCGATCGGGACGATGGCCGTGCCGGTCATCGGCGTGGTGGCGTCCGCGCTGGCGCTGCACGAGCCGCTCGGGGCAGGGCAGATCGCCGGGCTGATCTTTACGCTCGCCGCGGTGGTGCTGGCGACGCGGTAA
- a CDS encoding vitamin B12-dependent ribonucleotide reductase yields MRIERRHTTSGQSPYAGIEFRLTTSEIRNPDGSVVFKMDGVEVPTEWSQVASDVLAQKYFRKAGVAARLKKVEEESVPSFLWRSVPDTEALAALPEKERYVSELSSKQVFDRLAGCWTYWGWKGGYFTSDEDAQTFYDELRYMLAMQMVAPNSPQWFNTGLHWAYGIDGPGQGHYYVDPFTGKLTKSKSAYEHPQPHACFIQGVGDDLVNEGGIMDLWVREARLFKYGSGTGSNFSRLRGEGEKLSGGGRSSGLMSFLKIGDRAAGAIKSGGTTRRAAKMVVVDVDHPDIETYIDWKVKEEQKVAALVTGSKINQKHLKLVLKACVNCEGSGDDCFDPEKNPALRREIKLARRSLVPDNYIKRVIQFAKQGYKDIQFDVYDTDWDSEAYLTVSGQNSNNSVSLKDDFLRAVETDGDWNLNARTSKKVTKTLKARDLWEKIGYAAWASADPGLHFNTTMNDWHTCKASGDIRASNPCSEYMFLDDTACNLASANLLTFYNTETKQFDVKGYEHLCQLWTIVLEISVMMAQFPSRAIAELSYEFRTLGLGYANIGGLLMTMGLSYDSKEGRALCGALTAVMTGITYKTSAEIAAELGTFPGYKKNAAHMLRVIRNHRRAAHGEASGYEALSVNPVPLDHASCPQQDIIAHARAAWDAALELGEKHGYRNAQTTVIAPTGTIGLVMDCDTTGIEPDFALVKFKKLAGGGYFKIINRAVPAALRALGYRESEIAEIEAYAVGHGSLSNAPGINASTLKAKGFTDEAIAKVEKALPTAFDIKFAFNKWTFGEDFIRDQLGIGAEAIAAPGFDLLQAVGFTKREIEAANVHICGAMTVEGAPHLKAEHYAVFDCANPCGKIGKRYLSVESHIRMMAAAQPFISGAISKTINMPNDATVEDCKSAYMLSWKLALKANALYRDGSKLSQPLNSQLISDDEDEDDAVETLYEKPMAARATQVSEKIVEKLVERIIVMREREKMPDRRKGYTQKAVVGGHKVYLRTGEYDDGRLGEIFIDMHKEGAALRSFINNFAIAVSLGLQYGVPLDEYVDAFTFTRFEPAGPVQGNDSIKYATSILDYVFRELAVSYMSRFDLAHVDPTESNFDALGKGVEEGKEPDETHHATKLVSRGLTRSRTDNLVVMRGGSAAVASGSDNAPAGGSKVTALAGHGASARVGDVLEGAVALKQEVSHDLSPTEKLEALQWSKAGSAATTAAPSKAERRAEAKAKGYEGEMCSECGNFTLVRNGTCMKCDTCGSTTGCS; encoded by the coding sequence ATGCGGATTGAGCGGCGCCACACCACTTCGGGACAGTCACCTTATGCGGGAATCGAATTCCGCCTGACCACGTCGGAGATCAGGAATCCCGACGGCTCGGTCGTGTTCAAAATGGACGGCGTCGAGGTCCCGACCGAATGGTCGCAGGTCGCCTCCGACGTGCTCGCCCAAAAATATTTCCGCAAGGCCGGCGTCGCCGCGCGCCTGAAGAAGGTCGAGGAAGAGTCCGTCCCCTCCTTCCTGTGGCGCTCCGTGCCCGACACCGAGGCCCTTGCCGCTCTGCCCGAGAAGGAGCGCTATGTCAGCGAGCTCTCGTCCAAGCAGGTGTTCGATCGTCTCGCCGGCTGCTGGACCTATTGGGGCTGGAAGGGCGGCTACTTCACGTCGGACGAAGACGCCCAGACGTTCTACGACGAGCTCCGCTACATGCTCGCCATGCAGATGGTCGCGCCGAACTCGCCGCAATGGTTCAACACCGGCCTGCATTGGGCCTATGGCATCGACGGCCCCGGCCAGGGCCACTATTACGTCGACCCCTTCACCGGCAAGCTGACCAAGTCCAAGTCGGCCTACGAGCATCCGCAGCCGCATGCCTGCTTTATCCAGGGCGTCGGTGACGACCTCGTCAACGAAGGCGGCATCATGGACCTCTGGGTCCGCGAAGCCCGCCTGTTCAAATACGGCTCCGGCACCGGCTCCAACTTCTCGCGCCTGCGCGGCGAAGGCGAGAAGCTGTCGGGTGGCGGCCGCTCGTCCGGCCTGATGAGCTTCCTCAAGATCGGCGACCGCGCTGCCGGCGCGATCAAGTCGGGCGGCACCACGCGTCGCGCCGCCAAGATGGTCGTCGTCGACGTCGATCACCCCGATATCGAGACCTATATCGACTGGAAGGTGAAGGAGGAGCAGAAGGTTGCCGCTCTCGTCACCGGCTCCAAGATCAACCAGAAGCACCTCAAGCTGGTGCTGAAGGCCTGCGTGAACTGCGAAGGCTCGGGCGACGATTGCTTCGACCCCGAGAAGAACCCAGCGCTCCGCCGGGAAATCAAGCTGGCTCGTCGCTCGCTTGTTCCCGATAACTACATCAAGCGCGTCATCCAATTTGCAAAACAGGGCTACAAGGACATCCAGTTCGACGTCTACGACACCGACTGGGATTCGGAAGCCTACCTCACGGTGTCCGGCCAGAACTCCAACAACTCGGTCTCGCTGAAGGACGACTTCCTGCGCGCTGTCGAAACCGATGGCGACTGGAACCTGAACGCCCGCACCTCCAAGAAGGTGACGAAGACGCTGAAGGCGCGCGACCTCTGGGAGAAGATCGGCTACGCCGCCTGGGCGTCGGCCGACCCGGGCCTGCACTTCAACACCACCATGAACGACTGGCACACCTGCAAGGCGTCCGGCGACATCCGCGCGTCGAACCCGTGCTCGGAATACATGTTCCTGGACGACACCGCCTGCAACCTGGCGTCCGCCAACCTGCTCACCTTCTACAACACCGAGACCAAGCAGTTCGACGTCAAGGGCTACGAGCATCTCTGCCAGCTCTGGACCATCGTGCTCGAAATCTCCGTGATGATGGCGCAGTTCCCGTCGCGCGCGATCGCCGAACTCTCCTACGAGTTCCGCACGCTCGGCCTCGGCTATGCCAACATCGGCGGCCTGCTGATGACCATGGGCCTCTCTTACGACTCCAAGGAAGGCCGCGCGCTCTGCGGCGCGCTGACCGCTGTGATGACCGGCATCACCTACAAGACCTCGGCCGAAATCGCGGCCGAGCTCGGCACCTTCCCCGGTTACAAGAAGAACGCCGCGCACATGCTGCGCGTCATCCGCAACCACCGCCGCGCCGCGCATGGCGAGGCCTCCGGCTACGAGGCCCTCTCCGTCAACCCGGTGCCGCTCGACCACGCCTCGTGCCCGCAACAGGACATCATCGCGCACGCGAGGGCGGCCTGGGATGCGGCGCTCGAGCTCGGCGAGAAGCACGGCTATCGCAACGCCCAGACCACGGTGATCGCGCCGACCGGCACGATCGGCCTGGTGATGGATTGCGACACCACCGGCATCGAGCCCGACTTCGCCCTGGTGAAGTTCAAGAAGCTCGCCGGCGGCGGCTACTTCAAGATCATCAACCGCGCGGTCCCCGCAGCGCTGCGCGCGCTCGGCTATCGCGAGAGCGAGATCGCGGAGATCGAGGCCTACGCCGTCGGCCATGGCTCGCTGTCCAACGCGCCCGGCATCAACGCCTCGACGCTGAAGGCCAAGGGCTTCACGGACGAAGCCATCGCCAAGGTCGAAAAGGCGCTTCCGACCGCCTTCGACATCAAGTTCGCCTTCAACAAGTGGACCTTTGGCGAGGATTTCATCCGCGACCAGCTCGGCATCGGCGCTGAAGCCATCGCGGCTCCGGGCTTCGACCTGCTCCAGGCCGTGGGCTTCACCAAGCGCGAGATCGAGGCCGCCAACGTCCACATCTGCGGCGCGATGACGGTGGAAGGTGCGCCGCACCTGAAGGCCGAGCACTACGCCGTGTTCGACTGCGCCAATCCCTGCGGCAAGATCGGCAAGCGCTATCTGTCGGTCGAGAGCCACATCCGCATGATGGCGGCGGCGCAGCCCTTCATCTCGGGTGCGATCTCCAAGACCATCAACATGCCGAACGACGCCACGGTGGAGGACTGCAAGTCCGCCTACATGCTGTCGTGGAAGCTCGCGCTGAAGGCCAACGCGCTCTATCGCGACGGCTCCAAGCTCAGCCAGCCGCTCAACTCGCAGCTCATCAGCGATGATGAGGACGAGGACGATGCGGTCGAGACGCTCTACGAGAAGCCGATGGCGGCACGTGCCACCCAGGTCTCGGAAAAGATCGTCGAGAAGCTGGTCGAGCGCATCATCGTGATGCGCGAGCGCGAGAAGATGCCGGATCGCCGCAAGGGCTACACCCAGAAGGCGGTCGTCGGCGGCCACAAGGTCTATCTCCGCACCGGCGAATATGACGACGGCCGTCTCGGCGAGATCTTCATCGACATGCATAAGGAAGGCGCGGCGCTCCGCTCCTTCATCAACAACTTCGCCATCGCCGTGTCGCTCGGTCTGCAATACGGCGTGCCGCTCGACGAATATGTCGACGCCTTCACCTTCACCCGCTTCGAGCCGGCGGGCCCCGTGCAGGGCAACGACAGCATCAAGTACGCGACCTCGATCCTCGACTACGTCTTCCGCGAGCTCGCGGTGAGCTACATGTCGCGCTTCGATCTCGCCCATGTCGATCCGACCGAGTCGAATTTCGACGCGCTCGGCAAGGGCGTGGAGGAAGGCAAGGAGCCGGACGAGACCCATCACGCCACCAAGCTGGTGTCGCGCGGCCTCACCCGCTCCCGCACCGACAATCTCGTGGTGATGCGCGGCGGCTCGGCCGCGGTCGCCTCCGGCAGCGACAACGCGCCCGCCGGCGGCAGCAAGGTCACCGCTCTTGCCGGACACGGCGCGAGCGCACGGGTCGGCGATGTCCTGGAAGGCGCGGTCGCGCTGAAGCAGGAAGTCAGCCACGACCTCTCCCCCACGGAGAAGCTCGAGGCCCTGCAGTGGAGCAAGGCCGGCAGCGCGGCCACGACGGCCGCCCCCAGCAAGGCCGAGCGCCGCGCGGAAGCCAAGGCCAAGGGCTACGAAGGCGAGATGTGCTCAGAGTGCGGCAACTTCACGCTGGTGCGGAACGGCACCTGCATGAAGTGCGATACTTGCGGCAGCACGACGGGGTGTTCGTGA